The genome window TCCAAATAAATTCACCATCATTAACCAAATGATGGCACACTCCTTTTTTATCATTTGCTTCACATATTTTTGATAATACGGAGTGTGCGATCGGCGTCAAAACAGCTTGCTTTAAAACTGCATTACACCTAATAAACGAACAGTTGTGTTCCTCGTAAAACACAGGCTCAATAGATGAAGATATATAGCTTTTAAGCGCTTTAAAGTTATCTTCTTTGAATACTTCACGCATAAATACTTCAAGGGAAGATGCAAAATAAAAG of Pantoea alhagi contains these proteins:
- a CDS encoding ABC-three component system protein; this translates as MILNDIASTHLYFKYFKELYSVRVPPDEIPEYNPDKESVYVNALLQAYSEHGDKTYNSFLELDDPYRRHFNNSRNDFYFASSLEVFMREVFKEDNFKALKSYISSSIEPVFYEEHNCSFIRCNAVLKQAVLTPIAHSVLSKICEANDKKGVCHHLVNDGEFIWKVK